Proteins encoded together in one Colius striatus isolate bColStr4 chromosome 3, bColStr4.1.hap1, whole genome shotgun sequence window:
- the SPATA18 gene encoding mitochondria-eating protein isoform X3 produces MADGLRKLVTAESGRVLQEKLESWYRDYETNSCDQNLNRCCEIIELNSEIQGQLFTILNETSREGGHYAGVETIKTRLLPWLGTCFSCAASGKLFETNLSLTQDSVEREKQLMELASNQTSQLQELQKELTSTRLQLNQVQQELARGRSPSPRRSANRSPSRLRGRSCSPSLARATNASRRARLVARFSDIYAQERLDAETLLRSYTSDVEVVQRIIYIAAVESFHAAKGAYRQFKMRVREILSLGHSGPESLEDTVLDYIVRHEDLYDIQSSVNEVIRSMNINPKISFSPEINFIVISNLIRELCRVAFSMQTLVPPLDIAFGTDGELFSDTKYHRSIGSDFTAALVAYHVWPALMENDVVLVKGEAVTKRGALWSGRSRSRSRSRSLSRSTSPLLCHRLCRSHSPSPLRSRSPRR; encoded by the exons ATGGCCGACGGCTTGAGGAAGCTGGTCACCGCGGAGAGCGGCCGGGTGCTTCAGGAAAAGCTGGAAAGCTGGTACCGGGACTACGAG ACTAATTCCTGTGATCAGAATCTGAACCGATGCTGTGAAATAATAGAATTGAACTCTGAGATTCAAGGGCAGCTCTTCACAATCCTCAATGAAACATCTCGAGAAG GAGGGCATTACGCGGGTGTCGAAACAATAAAAACTCGCCTCCTGCCATGGCTAGGGActtgtttttcctgtgctgcttcAGGAAAGCTCTTTGAAACCAACCTCTCTCTCACTCAG GATTCAgttgagagagagaagcagctgatGGAGCTGGCCAGCAATCAGACTTCTCAACTACAAGAGCTGCAGAAAGAGCTGACTTCAACTCGCCTACAGCTCAACCAAGTGCAACAAGA GCTTGCCCGAGGCCGCTCCCCGTCCCCGAGACGCAGTGCGAACCGGTCTCCCAGCCGGCTCCGTGGGAGGAGCTGCTCGCCCAGCCTGGCCCGGGCCACCAACGCCTCACGGCGTGCACGCCTTGTGGCTCGCTTCAGTGACATCTATGCTCAAGAACGCTTGGATGCAGAGACCCTTTTGAGGTCGTACACCAGTGACGTGGAGGTGGTGCAGAGGATAATATACATCGCAGCTGTG GAGTCTTTTCATGCAGCAAAGGGGGCCTACAGGCAGTTCAAGATGCGTGTAAGAGAGATTCTGTCTCTAGGGCACTCGGGGCCTGAGTCCCTTGAAGACACTGTCCTGGATTACATAGTTCGCCATGAGGATCTGTATGACATTCAGAGCAGTGTCAAT GAAGTAATTCGCTCCATGAACATCAACCCAAAGATTTCGTTTTCaccagaaattaatttcattgtgATCAGCAATTTGATTCGAGAATTGTGCCGTGTGGCTTTTTCAATGCAGACACTTGTTCCTCCTCTTGATATTGCCTTTGGTACTGATGGAGAACTTTTCAGTGACACCAA GTACCATCGCAGCATTGGCTCTGATTTCACAGCTGCCTTGGTGGCCTACCATGTGTGGCCTGCTCTGATGGAAAATGATGTCGTACTTGTGAAGGGGGAGGCAGTCACAAAAAGAGGAGCTCTG TGGTCTGGCAGAAGCAGAAGTAGAAGTAGAAGCAGAAGCCTCAGCCGTAGCACCAGTCCTCTTCTATGTCATCGT TTGTGTCGAAGTCACAGTCCTTCCCCACTGAGGAGCAGAAGCCCGA GGCGTTAA
- the SPATA18 gene encoding mitochondria-eating protein isoform X4: protein MELASNQTSQLQELQKELTSTRLQLNQVQQDLKTSRAQEKDALRKLDRLNDYEQQIQTLRDEISFLDAQKSVLQSRLARGRSPSPRRSANRSPSRLRGRSCSPSLARATNASRRARLVARFSDIYAQERLDAETLLRSYTSDVEVVQRIIYIAAVESFHAAKGAYRQFKMRVREILSLGHSGPESLEDTVLDYIVRHEDLYDIQSSVNEVIRSMNINPKISFSPEINFIVISNLIRELCRVAFSMQTLVPPLDIAFGTDGELFSDTKYHRSIGSDFTAALVAYHVWPALMENDVVLVKGEAVTKRGALWSGRSRSRSRSRSLSRSTSPLLCHRLCRSHSPSPLRSRSPRR, encoded by the exons atGGAGCTGGCCAGCAATCAGACTTCTCAACTACAAGAGCTGCAGAAAGAGCTGACTTCAACTCGCCTACAGCTCAACCAAGTGCAACAAGA TCTGAAGACTTCCCGTGCCCAAGAGAAGGATGCCCTGAGGAAATTAGATCGCCTGAATGACTATGAGCAGCAGATTCAAACACTACGGGATGAAATTTCTTTCTTGGATGCCCAAAAGTCTGTTCTCCAGAGCAG GCTTGCCCGAGGCCGCTCCCCGTCCCCGAGACGCAGTGCGAACCGGTCTCCCAGCCGGCTCCGTGGGAGGAGCTGCTCGCCCAGCCTGGCCCGGGCCACCAACGCCTCACGGCGTGCACGCCTTGTGGCTCGCTTCAGTGACATCTATGCTCAAGAACGCTTGGATGCAGAGACCCTTTTGAGGTCGTACACCAGTGACGTGGAGGTGGTGCAGAGGATAATATACATCGCAGCTGTG GAGTCTTTTCATGCAGCAAAGGGGGCCTACAGGCAGTTCAAGATGCGTGTAAGAGAGATTCTGTCTCTAGGGCACTCGGGGCCTGAGTCCCTTGAAGACACTGTCCTGGATTACATAGTTCGCCATGAGGATCTGTATGACATTCAGAGCAGTGTCAAT GAAGTAATTCGCTCCATGAACATCAACCCAAAGATTTCGTTTTCaccagaaattaatttcattgtgATCAGCAATTTGATTCGAGAATTGTGCCGTGTGGCTTTTTCAATGCAGACACTTGTTCCTCCTCTTGATATTGCCTTTGGTACTGATGGAGAACTTTTCAGTGACACCAA GTACCATCGCAGCATTGGCTCTGATTTCACAGCTGCCTTGGTGGCCTACCATGTGTGGCCTGCTCTGATGGAAAATGATGTCGTACTTGTGAAGGGGGAGGCAGTCACAAAAAGAGGAGCTCTG TGGTCTGGCAGAAGCAGAAGTAGAAGTAGAAGCAGAAGCCTCAGCCGTAGCACCAGTCCTCTTCTATGTCATCGT TTGTGTCGAAGTCACAGTCCTTCCCCACTGAGGAGCAGAAGCCCGA GGCGTTAA
- the SPATA18 gene encoding mitochondria-eating protein isoform X2, translating to MADGLRKLVTAESGRVLQEKLESWYRDYETNSCDQNLNRCCEIIELNSEIQGQLFTILNETSREGGHYAGVETIKTRLLPWLGTCFSCAASGKLFETNLSLTQDSVEREKQLMELASNQTSQLQELQKELTSTRLQLNQVQQDLKTSRAQEKDALRKLDRLNDYEQQIQTLRDEISFLDAQKSVLQSRLARGRSPSPRRSANRSPSRLRGRSCSPSLARATNASRRARLVARFSDIYAQERLDAETLLRSYTSDVEVVQRIIYIAAVESFHAAKGAYRQFKMRVREILSLGHSGPESLEDTVLDYIVRHEDLYDIQSSVNEVIRSMNINPKISFSPEINFIVISNLIRELCRVAFSMQTLVPPLDIAFGTDGELFSDTKYHRSIGSDFTAALVAYHVWPALMENDVVLVKGEAVTKRGALLCRSHSPSPLRSRSPRR from the exons ATGGCCGACGGCTTGAGGAAGCTGGTCACCGCGGAGAGCGGCCGGGTGCTTCAGGAAAAGCTGGAAAGCTGGTACCGGGACTACGAG ACTAATTCCTGTGATCAGAATCTGAACCGATGCTGTGAAATAATAGAATTGAACTCTGAGATTCAAGGGCAGCTCTTCACAATCCTCAATGAAACATCTCGAGAAG GAGGGCATTACGCGGGTGTCGAAACAATAAAAACTCGCCTCCTGCCATGGCTAGGGActtgtttttcctgtgctgcttcAGGAAAGCTCTTTGAAACCAACCTCTCTCTCACTCAG GATTCAgttgagagagagaagcagctgatGGAGCTGGCCAGCAATCAGACTTCTCAACTACAAGAGCTGCAGAAAGAGCTGACTTCAACTCGCCTACAGCTCAACCAAGTGCAACAAGA TCTGAAGACTTCCCGTGCCCAAGAGAAGGATGCCCTGAGGAAATTAGATCGCCTGAATGACTATGAGCAGCAGATTCAAACACTACGGGATGAAATTTCTTTCTTGGATGCCCAAAAGTCTGTTCTCCAGAGCAG GCTTGCCCGAGGCCGCTCCCCGTCCCCGAGACGCAGTGCGAACCGGTCTCCCAGCCGGCTCCGTGGGAGGAGCTGCTCGCCCAGCCTGGCCCGGGCCACCAACGCCTCACGGCGTGCACGCCTTGTGGCTCGCTTCAGTGACATCTATGCTCAAGAACGCTTGGATGCAGAGACCCTTTTGAGGTCGTACACCAGTGACGTGGAGGTGGTGCAGAGGATAATATACATCGCAGCTGTG GAGTCTTTTCATGCAGCAAAGGGGGCCTACAGGCAGTTCAAGATGCGTGTAAGAGAGATTCTGTCTCTAGGGCACTCGGGGCCTGAGTCCCTTGAAGACACTGTCCTGGATTACATAGTTCGCCATGAGGATCTGTATGACATTCAGAGCAGTGTCAAT GAAGTAATTCGCTCCATGAACATCAACCCAAAGATTTCGTTTTCaccagaaattaatttcattgtgATCAGCAATTTGATTCGAGAATTGTGCCGTGTGGCTTTTTCAATGCAGACACTTGTTCCTCCTCTTGATATTGCCTTTGGTACTGATGGAGAACTTTTCAGTGACACCAA GTACCATCGCAGCATTGGCTCTGATTTCACAGCTGCCTTGGTGGCCTACCATGTGTGGCCTGCTCTGATGGAAAATGATGTCGTACTTGTGAAGGGGGAGGCAGTCACAAAAAGAGGAGCTCTG TTGTGTCGAAGTCACAGTCCTTCCCCACTGAGGAGCAGAAGCCCGA GGCGTTAA
- the SPATA18 gene encoding mitochondria-eating protein isoform X1, protein MADGLRKLVTAESGRVLQEKLESWYRDYETNSCDQNLNRCCEIIELNSEIQGQLFTILNETSREGGHYAGVETIKTRLLPWLGTCFSCAASGKLFETNLSLTQDSVEREKQLMELASNQTSQLQELQKELTSTRLQLNQVQQDLKTSRAQEKDALRKLDRLNDYEQQIQTLRDEISFLDAQKSVLQSRLARGRSPSPRRSANRSPSRLRGRSCSPSLARATNASRRARLVARFSDIYAQERLDAETLLRSYTSDVEVVQRIIYIAAVESFHAAKGAYRQFKMRVREILSLGHSGPESLEDTVLDYIVRHEDLYDIQSSVNEVIRSMNINPKISFSPEINFIVISNLIRELCRVAFSMQTLVPPLDIAFGTDGELFSDTKYHRSIGSDFTAALVAYHVWPALMENDVVLVKGEAVTKRGALWSGRSRSRSRSRSLSRSTSPLLCHRLCRSHSPSPLRSRSPRR, encoded by the exons ATGGCCGACGGCTTGAGGAAGCTGGTCACCGCGGAGAGCGGCCGGGTGCTTCAGGAAAAGCTGGAAAGCTGGTACCGGGACTACGAG ACTAATTCCTGTGATCAGAATCTGAACCGATGCTGTGAAATAATAGAATTGAACTCTGAGATTCAAGGGCAGCTCTTCACAATCCTCAATGAAACATCTCGAGAAG GAGGGCATTACGCGGGTGTCGAAACAATAAAAACTCGCCTCCTGCCATGGCTAGGGActtgtttttcctgtgctgcttcAGGAAAGCTCTTTGAAACCAACCTCTCTCTCACTCAG GATTCAgttgagagagagaagcagctgatGGAGCTGGCCAGCAATCAGACTTCTCAACTACAAGAGCTGCAGAAAGAGCTGACTTCAACTCGCCTACAGCTCAACCAAGTGCAACAAGA TCTGAAGACTTCCCGTGCCCAAGAGAAGGATGCCCTGAGGAAATTAGATCGCCTGAATGACTATGAGCAGCAGATTCAAACACTACGGGATGAAATTTCTTTCTTGGATGCCCAAAAGTCTGTTCTCCAGAGCAG GCTTGCCCGAGGCCGCTCCCCGTCCCCGAGACGCAGTGCGAACCGGTCTCCCAGCCGGCTCCGTGGGAGGAGCTGCTCGCCCAGCCTGGCCCGGGCCACCAACGCCTCACGGCGTGCACGCCTTGTGGCTCGCTTCAGTGACATCTATGCTCAAGAACGCTTGGATGCAGAGACCCTTTTGAGGTCGTACACCAGTGACGTGGAGGTGGTGCAGAGGATAATATACATCGCAGCTGTG GAGTCTTTTCATGCAGCAAAGGGGGCCTACAGGCAGTTCAAGATGCGTGTAAGAGAGATTCTGTCTCTAGGGCACTCGGGGCCTGAGTCCCTTGAAGACACTGTCCTGGATTACATAGTTCGCCATGAGGATCTGTATGACATTCAGAGCAGTGTCAAT GAAGTAATTCGCTCCATGAACATCAACCCAAAGATTTCGTTTTCaccagaaattaatttcattgtgATCAGCAATTTGATTCGAGAATTGTGCCGTGTGGCTTTTTCAATGCAGACACTTGTTCCTCCTCTTGATATTGCCTTTGGTACTGATGGAGAACTTTTCAGTGACACCAA GTACCATCGCAGCATTGGCTCTGATTTCACAGCTGCCTTGGTGGCCTACCATGTGTGGCCTGCTCTGATGGAAAATGATGTCGTACTTGTGAAGGGGGAGGCAGTCACAAAAAGAGGAGCTCTG TGGTCTGGCAGAAGCAGAAGTAGAAGTAGAAGCAGAAGCCTCAGCCGTAGCACCAGTCCTCTTCTATGTCATCGT TTGTGTCGAAGTCACAGTCCTTCCCCACTGAGGAGCAGAAGCCCGA GGCGTTAA